From Nicotiana tabacum cultivar K326 chromosome 15, ASM71507v2, whole genome shotgun sequence, the proteins below share one genomic window:
- the LOC107781432 gene encoding putative calcium-transporting ATPase 11, plasma membrane-type, giving the protein MAALKFMDACEYNKPPGLVSDDGGAELENYLSEETREACLGLHPDRLASIVSSYDIKTLNKIGGVEGITSRLKVSLDEGVKTSDVHIRQNIYGSNKYIEKPFKSFWTFIWEALQDITLIILMVCAVVSISVALATKGWPKGTYDGLGILLSIFLVVIVTAISDYKQSLQFRDLDKEKKKIFIQVTRDGYRQKVSIYDLVVGDVVHLSIGNLVPADGIFISGYCLLIDQSSLSGESVPVSIYEGRPFLLSGTKVQDGSAKMLVTTVGMRTEWGKLMERLTDGVEDETPLQVKLSGVATIIGKIGLAFALLTFMVLTVRFLVEKVLHHELTKWSSSDALTLLNYFVTAVTIIVVAVPEGLPLAVTLSLAFAMKKLMDNRALVRRLSACETMGSATCICTDKTGTLTTNQMVVKKIWICEKTKKVETDGGGDAVTLNISENALAFLLQAIFHNTGAEVVKDQDGKKSILGTPTESAILEYGLLLGGNIYEQRKDCIFLKVEPFNSEKKKMSVLIALPDGKVRAFSKGASEIILKMCDRFIDRNGEIVPLTENRIRNIMDVISEFAGEALRTLCVAFKDIEDGYDENIIPDSAYTLLAIIGIKDPVRPGVKIAVKTCLAAGITVRMVTGDNINTAKAIAKECGILTADGLVIEGSEFRDKTPDEMRQIIPRIQVMARSSPTDKLVLVTNLRGMFKEIVAVTGDGTNDAPALREADIGLAMGIAGTEVAKESADVIVLDDNFSTIVNVAKWGRSVYINIQKFVQFQLTVSIVALMINFISACISGSAPLSVVQLLWVNLIMDTLGAIALATEPPHEGLMSKPPVGREVSLISKTMWRNMIGQSIYQLAVILVFNFTGHQILRLEGSDTTTVLHTFIFNTFVFCQVFNEINCRDMEKINVFRGIFGSWIFLGVVVSTVIFQVIIVEFLGTFASTTPLNWELWLLSVLIGAASLIVAVILKLIPVEEKNTKHHDGYDLLPNGPELA; this is encoded by the exons ATGGCAGCTCTCAAGTTCATGGATG CTTGTGAGTACAATAAGCCTCCAGGGCTGGTCAGCGATGACGGTGGCGCTGAACTGGAAAATTACCTGTCAGAAGAAACTCGAGAAGCATGTTTAGGACTTCATCCAGATAGACTTGCATCTATTGTTAGTTCCTACGACATCAAAACCTTAAATAAAATTGGAGGAGTTGAAGGGATCACAAGTAGGCTGAAAGTCTCATTGGATGAAGGAGTGAAAACCAGTGACGTACATATCAGACAAAATATATATGGATCAAACAAATACATTGAGAAACCTTTTAAAAGTTTTTGGACTTTTATATGGGAGGCTTTGCAGGATATAACTCTCATCATCCTCATGGTTTGTGCTGTTGTCTCTATTAGTGTGGCGCTTGCCACAAAAGGGTGGCCAAAAGGAACATATGACGGGCTGGGAATTCTACTTAGCATATTCTTGGTAGTCATAGTTACTGCAATTAGCGACTACAAGCAGTCATTGCAGTTCAGGGATTTGGATAAGGAGAAGAAAAAGATATTTATCCAGGTCACAAGAGATGGATACAGGCAGAAGGTTTCCATTTATGACTTGGTGGTTGGTGACGTAGTTCACTTATCTATTGGGAATCTGGTTCCCGCTGATGGAATATTCATATCCGGATACTGCTTGCTAATTGATCAATCAAGCCTATCTGGTGAGAGTGTACCCGTAAGCATATATGAAGGAAGACCTTTTCTTCTATCTGGAACCAAAGTGCAAGATGGTTCAGCTAAGATGCTAGTAACTACTGTTGGAATGAGAACCGAATGGGGTAAGCTGATGGAGAGACTAACAGATGGGGTAGAAGATGAGACTCCTCTGCAAGTTAAGTTGAGTGGTGTTGCTACCATTATTGGAAAGATAGGACTAGCATTTGCTCTGCTGACATTTATGGTGTTGACGGTCAGATTTCTTGTAGAGAAAGTACTTCACCACGAGCTCACCAAATGGTCTTCGAGTGATGCACTGACTCTTCTAAATTACTTCGTGACAGCAGTGACTATAATTGTTGTTGCAGTTCCAGAAGGACTGCCTCTGGCAGTGACGTTGAGTCTTGCATTTGCAATGAAAAAGCTAATGGACAACAGGGCATTAGTGAGGCGTCTTTCTGCATGTGAGACAATGGGTTCAGCTACTTGCATCTGTACAGATAAGACAGGAACACTAACAACAAACCAAATGGTAGTCAAGAAGATATGGATTTGTGAAAAAACTAAAAAGGTAGAAACTGATGGAGGTGGGGATGCAGTAACTCTGAATATATCAGAAAATGCATTGGCCTTTCTTTTACAGGCAATATTTCACAATACGGGAGCAGAGGTAGTTAAGGATCAGGATGGAAAGAAGTCGATTCTGGGAACACCAACAGAATCAGCAATATTAGAATATGGATTGCTTCTTGGTGGTAATATTTATGAGCAAAGGAAGGACTGTATATTCCTAAAAGTTGAGCCTTTCaattcagaaaagaaaaagatgtcTGTGCTTATTGCTCTCCCAGATGGCAAAGTCCGAGCTTTCAGCAAGGGTGCATCTGAGATAATCTTAAAAATGTGTGACAGGTTTATTGATCGTAATGGTGAAATTGTTCCTTTGACAGAAAATAGAATAAGAAATATTATGGATGTCATTAGTGAATTCGCTGGCGAAGCCTTGCGTACTCTTTGTGTGGCCTTCAAGGACATTGAGGATGGCTATGAtgaaaatattattcctgatagtGCCTACACATTGTTAGCTATAATTGGGATTAAAGATCCAGTTCGTCCCGGAGTTAAAATAGCAGTAAAAACATGTTTAGCTGCTGGAATTACTGTGCGAATGGTCACTGGTGACAATATTAATACAGCCAAAGCCATTGCTAAAGAATGTGGGATACTAACTGCTGATGGTTTGGTCATTGAAGGTTCAGAGTTTCGGGACAAAACTCCTGATGAGATGAGGCAAATAATTCCTAGAATTCAG GTGATGGCGCGATCATCACCAACGGACAAGCTTGTGTTGGTAACGAATTTGAGAGGTATGTTTAAAGAGATTGTTGCAGTTACTGGTGATGGCACGAATGATGCCCCTGCTCTCCGCGAGGCAGATATTGGACTTGCTATGGGTATAGCAGGAACAGAG GTAGCTAAAGAAAGTGCTGATGTTATAGTACTTGATGACAACTTTAGTACAATTGTGAATGTGGCTAAGTGGGGTCGTTCTGTGTATATAAATATTCAAAAGTTTGTACAATTCCAGCTAACTGTCAGTATTGTGGCTCTGATGATCAATTTTATTTCGGCGTGCATCTCAG GATCGGCTCCTCTTTCAGTGGTTCAGTTGCTCTGGGTCAACCTTATCATGGACACTTTAGGTGCAATTGCCTTGGCCACTGAACCACCTCATGAAGGACTAATGAGCAAGCCTCCTGTTGGAAGGGAAGTGAGTTTGATTTCCAAGACGATGTGGAGAAATATGATTGGACAGAGTATCTACCAACTGGCTGTAATATTGGTTTTCAACTTCACTGGGCATCAGATTTTGAGACTTGAAGGTTCAGACACTACCACAGTTCTTCATACTTTCATTTTCAACACATTTGTATTCTGTCAGGTATTCAATGAAATAAACTGCCGTGACATGGAGAAGATAAATGTTTTCCGTGGCATTTTTGGAAGCTGGATATTCTTAGGTGTCGTGGTTTCTACTGTTATCTTCCAAGTAATCATAGTCGAGTTCTTAGGCACATTTGCAAGCACAACACCACTCAACTGGGAACTATGGCTGCTCAGTGTCTTAATTGGTGCTGCAAGCCTGATTGTTGCTGTAATTTTGAAGTTGATACCTGTCGAAGAGAAGAATACCAAGCACCATGATGGTTATGATTTACTGCCAAATGGTCCAGAACTTGCCTAA
- the LOC107781431 gene encoding UDP-URONIC ACID TRANSPORTER 1 produces MSAAQSEKQTLFIASLIIFWYSSNIGVLLLNKLLLSNYGFSFPIFLTMCHMSACAILSYVSIIFLKIVPFQRIKSRSQFFRIATLSIVFCGSVVGGNISLRYLAVSFNQAVGATTPFFTALFAYLITHKRESWITYGCLVPVVGGVVIASGGEPSFHLYGFIMCISATAARAFKSVLQGVLLSNEGEKLNSMNLLLYMSPIAVLVLLPAILVMEPNVIDVTITLAATHRYLVLLVLINSAMAYAANLLNFLVTKHTSALTLQVLGNAKGAVAVVISILLFRNPVTFIGIAGYAMTVMGVVAYGESKRRHK; encoded by the exons ATGTCAGCAGCACAATCAGAAAAACAAACTCTTTTCATTGCCTCACTAATAATCTTCTGGTACTCCTCAAACATAGGAGTTCTCCTCCTTAACAAATTATTACTCTCAAACTATGGATTTTCTTTCCCTATATTCTTAACAATGTGTCACATGTCAGCTTGTGCTATCTTAAGTTATGTATCCATTATTTTCTTAAAGATTGTTCCTTTTCAAAGAATCAAATCAAGATCTCAGTTTTTCAGAATTGCTACTCTCAGCATTGTCTTTTGTGGGTCTGTTGTGGGTGGTAATATTTCTCTTAGATACCTGGCTGTATCGTTTAATCAGGCTGTGGGCGCAACGACGCCGTTTTTCACAGCTTTATTTGCTTATTTGATTACACATAAGAGGGAATCTTGGATTACTTATGGCTGCCTTGTGCCTGTGGTTGGTGGTGTTGTGATTGCTAGTGGG GGTGAACCAAGCTTCCACCTGTATGGATTTATCATGTGCATAAGTGCAACTGCTGCTAGAGCCTTTAAGTCTGTTCTTCAAGGTGTCCTTCTTTCCAATGAAGG GGAAAAGTTGAACTCCATGAATCTGCTGCTTTACATGTCACCAATTGCTGTTCTAGTTTTATTGCCTGCAATACTAGTAATGGAGCCCAATGTGATAGATGTCACTATTACGCTTGCGGCAACACATAGATACCTGGTCCTacttgttttgatcaattctgcaaTGGCATATGCGGCCAACTTATTGAACTTTTTGGTAACTAAGCACACCAGTGCATTGACACTCCAG GTCCTAGGGAATGCCAAAGGTGCTGTGGCTGTTGTTATCTCAATACTTCTTTTCCGCAATCCTGTAACTTTTATTGGCATTGCGGGCTATGCAATGACCGTCATGGGGGTCGTTGCTTATGGCGAATCCAAAAGAAGACACAAATGA